The genomic region GAAGGGGCTTGGGAGGAGAAGACACAGCGCCacccagaggagggaggaagtcaTGGCAGCAGACAGGAGCTCTGCACACCTACGGGGGAGGAGATCCCAGGACCAGGAGGTGTGTGATAAGTATGTGTCTGCTGAGGTTTGTGTCTGTTGATGAATTGTCTAATACAGGCTCTATCAACCTGTtttatttctccctctttctctatctctctcttcccttcctctttgcctccctctcttctctctccctctcttctctctcctcctctcccactccctctttcGATCTACTAAACAAGATTAAATCCAGAGCTGTAATCGATGGTACTACACAGAGATATACCCCCATTTgttttcacagacacacagtgcagTTGTGTCAACTTCCACTAAACTGTTTTAGGAATTTAAGGAAATTCCCTATTAGAATATAGTAAAGTATGCAAGAATATGCTAGAGCAGGagtgttcaatcctggtccttgaGGTccgctgtcctgtatgttttagacgttttacctgctccaacacacctgattcaaatgtacGATCAttatcaggcttccacagagcttgataacgatCCATTCatcaggtgtgtcggagcagggaaacgtTTTAAACATAAAGGGCAGGAGGACCGGTTTGATATCCACTGTACTAGAGTATTCCCCTATCTCCAGACCTCACTACACCATGGATATCGGGAGGTCTTATCTGGGCAAACAAGCCCAGTCAGACCAACTGCCAACACCTGGCATCACCTGTCTCAGCCCACCTTTAAACATCTACATTCCTTCTACATTGCACCTGCACTTTGCCTACATTGCACCTGCACTTTGCATACTTATTTACACTTCTTATTCATTGCTGCTATTCTTGTCCCAATTGCTGTTTGTAtttactgtctatttgtgtctaTTTGTTCACTTATTGCACTTTACACATGCCATGCTCTGCACTTTTTGCTGTTTTTCCACTTCTGGTTAGATGCTAAACTGCATTTCGTTGCCTCAGTACTGTACTctgtgcaatgacaataaagttgaatctaatctaatctaaaGTGTCACTCATACAGTACAATCGGCTAAAGTAAAACTATTATACTTGGAAACAGCAACACTGTTATAAAAATTTAAAAATCACAGCAATCCAAAAGTTAATCTAAAACAAAGACTAAACACATTGTTGTATCATATTTGAGTTAAAACAGAGGCATACCTGTGAGAAGAGGTGGGGTCCAGACCTTGACTAAGAGTTCAAGTATGTGCGAATGTGCTTCAGTCAGAGTGTGTGCGATTGTGCTTCATTCAGAGTGTGTGCGAATGTGCttcagacagagtgtgtgtatttattgagCAGGTGTATTTGCCTCCCCTTCTCGCGAGGCTGTGTATTTAAGCGTTGTCGgatttttaagtgtgtgtgtgtgtgtttgtgtgagagtgtgtgtgtgtgtgtgtttgtgtgagagtgtgtattctCACTGTCCGCTCTTTTCTTGTCAGTCACTCCTGGTTGCAGTGATAAGAGAAAGTTACATATCACTTATCTAGGGGTTTTtacattggccaaacaaccaaaaccatGCCTCTTGGCATAGTTAGAGTATCGAGAGAGacaagtagagagagaaaggaacaaagagacaggtagagagacagatagagatagagTCAGGCCGGAAAGAGGCACGACAATTGGAAAAGGGTTGACttggttttattagctcgacgtcggatcatgaaaccaatccacaacagagtggctagcatgagtgaagactctctctctcaagagtgcttaaatacagtagttGGACATGTTTAAACATAGAAATGCACAGAATCGTTTCCTTAAAGGGTCTCAGTGGTCAGTGCACTGATACAGTAGAACGTACAAAACAGGTGAAGTAGTCGTTAATCATGTAAGCTCCTATTTGTGCCTGTTTTGCTCCCTTACTGTCTCCTAAGAGTCTGGCCTGTGTGCGTTCAGTGTCATAAGCTTCATGTACACAGAAAATCTGcccaacagagagaaacagatagagacaggtagaaagacaggtagagagagacaggtagagagagtatCGGGGTCTTTAGCAAACTGTCATCGGGCTCTACTTATGTATTTGTCCAAGAAAgcccacaagacacacacacacactctcagcagTTCTTTGGTCTGTTCAATGTTCAATGTCTGGTTCACATCCTTACAATAAaaaatgcaacacacacacacagtaataggTGAGTATCTTGGTGTGAGCAGTTCTCTGTAAATATGACTCACCAACCCACAGAGcagaccacacacaggcacacaaatgtgtgtcggccctcacaaacacatgcatgattgacacacatgcaaaagtgagatacacacacatttgtgacaTTGAGGTAACAAAGGACACAGAAAATTGCACTTTTGTCTTCTTGAGGGGTTTTAATCTCAGTTTACTCTGCTAAACAAGCCAAAATGCtcttgacacaaacacacacacacgctgtatgGCGTCAATTGTTCCACAAGATAAGTTGCAACCTAAAGGGATATTGGGTGTCTTCATTCcaaatatgtgtatgtgtttgtttgtgtggccttgtttaactacccttgtgggctaggtctgaacacacacacacacacaccttagtttgcacaacaaatgaataaaaggtcattcaaatcaaatgtatttgtttatacCGGGAGTACTCAATAGGCGCAATACAATTTGGACTGATGCCAAAATCAACGTTCTAATTTAGTCATGATCCAAGTTAGTTTTCATTGGTGCGTGATTTTTCCTACtagatgtggtttctatcttccgtgtccaatccaaagatccaatcaggagctgtaatAACTGTTATCACCACGTATACCCCCCTTTAACACACTACAGTCACACCTTGAGAAACATACCCCCCTTTAACACACTACAGTCACACCGTGAGAAACATACCCCCCTTTAACACACTACAGTCACACCGTGAGAAACATACCCCCCTTTAACACACTACAGTCACACCGTGAGAAACATACCCCCCTTTTAACACACTACAGTCACACTGTGAGAAACATACCCCCCTTTAACACACTACAGTCACACCTTGAGAAACATACCCCCCTTTTAACACACTACAGTCACACTGTGAGAAACATACCCCCCTTTAACACACTACAGTCACAACGTGAGAAATATACCCCCCTTTAaccacttcctgtctttctcgTCACAATAAAAACTCAATGTTTTCGTTAACTTCCTCTTAACATTCAACTGAGAGGTTACACAATAAAATACCTTACATATATGTTAGTGCATGTagaccagcagatactattttaaaagaaaatgtgtttgtgtcaagAGCATCTTGGCTCGTTTAGCAGAGTAAACTGAGATTAAAACCCCTCAAGAAGACAAAAGTGCAATTTTCTGTGTCCTTTGTTACCTCAAtgtcacaaatgtgtgtgtatctcacttTTGCATTTGTGTCAatcatgcatgtgtttgtgtgtgccgaCACACATTTGTGTGCGGACTGCTCTGTGGGTTGGTGACTCATATTTCGGAGAactgctctcactctctctgctattcacctgtgtgtgtgtgtgtgtgtgtgtgtgtgttgcatgtttgGATTGTAATGATGTGAACCAGACGAAAGAACTgctgacagagtgtgtgtgtgtgtgtctcttgtggGCTTTCTTGGACAAGTACATAAGTAGAACCCGATGACAGTTTGCTAAAGACCCCGATACTCTGTCACCCTGGTAAGTTCACCTTCAAAATCAAAGTCAAatgaaatgatgtgtgtgtatggtgttggATGGGGGTTTAAGGCAGAAGTAAAGGGAATACTTTCTATTTGACTGCAATGACAGGGGGTCCGAGTTTGCAAACATTTCTGCATTTCTGCATAACCGTCACACCTGGAGACAAGATGATCTTCACCCAGCTGATCCTCCTCCAGGTCTGCATCCTGACTGTGGACTCTAAGGTAAGATGCTGTTGTAGTCACGTCATGATTAAGAATCTTATTCTTAATTTAAGATGctgtcctgtgagtgtgtgtgtgtgtgtgtgtatgcttgtgtgttaaAGTTTGTTTGTAAAAATTtaagtgaaggagagatgacCAACAGAAAGACACttgaagaaaaacaaagaggTAGATAAAAGATATAACCTGTAATCAGTGCTCTGTTTTTGTCCCCTCTGTGTAGATCTCTCCACACTCTGAAGGGTCCGGGGTCATAAAGCAGAACGTCTTCCCTTTAGACAATGCCCCTAAATCTGTCGATGACATGTACGACGGCTGCACCCCAAAAATGCATGAGAAAGtaaataattatttaaaaagtgaattaaaaaacaaaacattcaaaaaCATATGGACCAAGTCTGAAGAGTGGGCCAATTTTATGCTAAAGTACAGTCGCAACAAGGATCTCAAATTAGATCATTTCAAGGCTTTATATTGTTACACATCTATTAAAAGacatttttatgataatttcatGACCGCAGTAAGAACCAAAGGGCCAGTGTACACAAGTGGTTTCCGTTACCACGCTATGCACTTCCTGTTGTCCGACGCGATCCGTCTCCTCAAAAAGAGACAACAAGAATGCGTCACAACATACCGAAGAACCAAAGACACTTTTAACGTTCAAGATAATACTGAAATTCGTTTTGGATCCTTCACTTCCAGTTCACTCAAAAGGAATCTGGTTAAATATGGAAAGCAGGATTGCTTTGAGATTGAGACGTGCTACGGCGCTAACCTCAAGTGTAATGAAGTGGTGGATGATCAGGAAGAGGTGTTGATTCCGCCGTATGAGAAGTTCAAAATAACGGCAATTGAAGCccaaaaaaacgttttaaatTGTAAGAAACTGTACAAACTGACGAGTTCTGGAACTGAAAGCAATTTTAACTGTTTAGCAGTACGCACAGCAAATTCTGGAGGGCAAAATCTGAATTTGAAAGCTGCAGATGTAAACGCAATTGTTCaaccaaatgcattttaatcttttttcttttctacttTCTTTGGGAACTTTTGCAAATGACAAATTTCCAGTTGCTTGCAATAAACAACGATGCATTTTATAAAGACAATGTTAATCTCTGTTTTAAGTGTTCATTTTTGTGTCGTTTTTGTAATTTTTCTTCAAACATGTTCaataatcgctctggataagagcgtctgctgctaaatgactaaatgtaattaatttatcattcaaaatgacacattttacaaaaaaaaattatataagtTCATTTacagtcatttttacatttcaagacaagTTGGTGTGGtactgcatgtgtatgtatcataatgtctgtctgtccatctttcACTCCTGTATCCGTCCGTGTGTCCGTGCGTCAGTGAGCGTGTGCGCGTCCTCTACATCTTCTCGTAGGTGAGCTCATGTCCACAGGAGGTGCATGTCTTCTACATCTTCTCGTAGGTGAGCTCATGTCCACAGGAGGTGCAGGTCTTCTACATCTTCTCGTAGGTGAGCTCATGTCCACAGGAGGTGCATGTCTTCTACATCTTCTCGTAGGTGAGCTCATGTCCACAGGAGGTGCAGGTCTTCTTGTAGAGATCCTCTTCCTCGTCCAGCACTTCCTCAGGCCCGTACTCATGCTTGTGGACGCTGGTGTCCTTAGTCCACATACTGCTGCGCACTGCCCTGCGTagctctacacaaacacacacacacacacgtatgaagCCTACAGTGACGCATGAGCAACAGAAGATAAACTAGAACTTTTCTCCAACCAGATCTAATCAAACTGTATTAACCAACCCTAACAAGCTGACCTTTGACTTTCTTGTTGAAGCGTTTCTGTTTCTGgacctctctgttctcctcgcGTGACTCTTTAGCTTCATCCAGGGCCTCCTCGGAACCCCACACCTCCATACACCTCTTCtctacctgtacacacacacacatacaggagaacaggaacgaacacacacacacacagaggagaacgggaacaaacacacacatacacacaccggaGAACAggaacacagaactgagtgaaaGGAATTTAAGTCCGAAAGGATGCAGCAGGCTGTCTGTGAGATcctacaacacacacctgcagctggAGGTAGAGCTTCATGTCTCCCCAGTGGGGGTTGTGGGGGTTCTTCCTCAGCACAAACCTGAGGGGGGGCTCCCTCTGGTCCAGGTCACAGTCCTTCAGCAGGTACTGCTGCTTGGCCTCCGTACGGGACACCAACTTGTGCTTCACCTCGttgtctctgggggggggggggtgttcaggtgaggggaggtgatagagatggagagcagaggaagagaaaaaggagTGTGGAGAGATACGTGATGGTAGACACAAACAAATCAAATTAGAAGGGTGCCAGGTTTGGTCAGGAGACGTTTTAACGCTTTTCAAAATTTTGGACATTACCGGCACttgtcacagacagacaggtcaaagCTGTTGCTAAGGTAGGAGTCCATGAAGGGTTTGTCACAGTTGTCACACACCAGGTAGTCTGCCTCTATCACAGGAGCTAGGGGGAGAAGCGCACTTACTTATCGTTGTCAAAGCTCTAGGAACACATTTTGCAAGACTGGATACGCTTATTGCTAAGCACCGCAGGTGCACCTTATTGTGTAGTGTGCTATGCCAGacacatttaacaattttgtgaAATAAACCATTCGTTTGCACCGGCAACGTGAGTGGTCGCGCCCGGATAATTATTTGGGGGTATATCTGTATTGCCTTTAGAACAACCTTGAACAAAACAACACGTCCTGAAGTTGTCCGAGAATATCACTCTCTTCTATTCCGGTAAGTACCTGGTTGGTGAACTACTTTAATAACTCTCTGCTCTTGTTCACCGTCGTCTTCTTCGTCAATGAAAAACCCCGCACCAGTATCAATAGTTTTTGCCACTTTCGCCGAAGTTGCCCCTTTAACGACAGCGGAGCCTCGACTTGCCAATCGGGCTTGTCTGAGCATCAGTGCCCGTTGACGGTTCCGTTCAATTTTTGCTCTCACAGCGGCGGACAACTCCATGGTCTTGGTCACATCTTTGGGTTCCGacgtagcagcagcagcatccaCCGAAGGCTTAGGCAGATCCATTCTGTTAGCTACAGCTAGtaataggctaggctagctagcgttagcgtCTTGAGTGTCTAACGTTTTCAGAAAACGTTGTTTATTGATTCAGGATTTACAGGTTCCAAGACCCTGTTAATTTATGACAGTTCTTTACAAAGTCCTGGCCGTGGGGTACTAGATTTACTGGTTGTACAACAGCTTGCTTCCGGTTTTACTTTGTTTTTattcttcaaaataaaagccccAACAATGtgattttctttgtttttatcAGTGACAACGATTATAAATGACTAGCTCAAGATAAGATTTGATCTGACTGATAAAAATGGTTGTGTaaaaaacaattattttaaaaaaCAGTCATATGAACGGAGTGGTTTGTTTCCACGAAAGTTTCattgtaaaaaaatgttttgatatTGAAGGGTATCCCGACACACGTTAACCAATATACCACTAAATGGCATCTATCTCTTCCGATTGCACACCCTTCACTTGTAACAGCAGCGCTAAATAATTAAACAAGCACATTTTATTCCACACCACACCAGTAGGGACACAGACTGATTCAGTCGATAATTTTTGTTCACGTAGATATGAACAAAGGGCTGGGTTAGAGCTAAAAGCTTTCACTGCTGGTAGCTTCCTACTACCTGTTTGGGGTCAATAGATGACTTGTCTCAACCATAAATTTAACTGCCTGTAGCTTAGATCCCCACTGAATGTAGCTTCATAAACCATTGGAGTTGAATCTCACAGCTCTGTGAGTACAATAGCAATCACTGTCGGGTTAGAATGTTGTTTTGTAATTTTCATTGTCATATAAAACTACATTTTATGGGagaaaatcagtgacataatgttttgaattttcaaagaaattgaatacttaatattgaaatgtaaacaccaccgagtttgttggttttgaatccatctctttaaaattgaaatatgaatttatttcaatgtaaaaaaaaaatctgatccaAAAATTAAAGGTTCGGAAATTCAGATTGCTTAAATtcgaacagtaaaattcagatcccaaaaatgtaattaaaaaaaattcaaacCTTAGAAATTCAAATCGAACAATATTCCGGCTGCTGAAATTCGAATGCTGAAATTCAGATCCAAAAGGTTTGATCCCCAAAAAATTTTAGCCGAAAGAATTCagattgcaacatccgggataccaaggatAGATAAGGCAATTAAGCCTGAATGCAATTGAACCATCTCACTTCTCATCCAGCCAGGGACCAGGTGTAGCTGCAGGCAGTCATACATACATGCAGATCAGACATATAATCACAGcctggggtctgaggagagaggtccagTCTGAGGCAAGCAATAccttggtatcccggatgttgcaatctGAATTTTTTTGGCTTTCATGTTTTTGGCTAGGATATTGGCCTATTGCCCAAGAAATCAGACACCCAATCAGATTTAAAAttgtcatttttatttattagcATATGACACTTTATACAGAAGGACTGATATAATGTTGCAGGATTTAGGGGggtttgtttttacagttttattCATGATTAAAGTAGTAAATGATTATGATTATATACAGTATCTTTACGGGAGATACAAAAGTATTGACCTCTATTGTGACCTGAAACATATTGCTGACATGTTCTCTATATTCATTCATACTTTAATAACAGCACTCGCATAGGAAACCATGGAAACCATACGAAAACAGCTTGGAGTTTGAAGTGTATGTGTAGCTCCCCTAGCTGCGGTTGCtgtttgaaataaaggaaaatcCAACCTTTTTGATTATGTCCTCTAAAATGGTTGCACATATTCTACAGCATTGGTAAAATTATTATAAAACGTATTGAGCCCCAGAGTTTTATAAATATGTAATGCGATGAGTATATTTCTCATACCACCTTTCATAAAATAGCTTTTTTCTATTTGGAAACTGAATTTGGGCTGGTAACTCATCCATCAGTCTGATCAAAGGTTTACAACAGTGTTATGTCATATATTAAATCTGAAATGAAATTCTGCCCACAACTCAAGCTCCTGAAAAATATTATTCTATAGAAATATTggaaacaaaaaaaagttgCAATTGGAATTAGTTGATGATCCCTTATAAATCAGAAAGCAAAGTttcttattttgtatatttgatAAGTtttcaagtttgaaaaataataTAGAATATCAGGTCTCAATCTACTTGTGAGCTACGCTAGAAAGTGGTCTTTTCTGGTTGTTCTGACATCATTATTGTGTGTTTTACAAAGGGTAAAGCTTAGGGTAAAGTAGGGAAGGATGTATTGCATTTATCTTATACAGTGCTGTGTGAAGGTCACCatagataaaaaaaacaaagtgttATAAACAATACAAGTAGTAACATAAATGGATGCACCTTAGTTGTCGATGTTGACAAGTCTGTGAAGATAGGGTTGAGGACTTGGGGAGGGATTCTTATGACATGTTATGTCTATCTAAAATTAGAAATACAACATTTATAATTATTTAATTACGAATAGATAATCTGTCCCACAACAGCACAGacgatttttgttttgttgaaacTTTTGCAAAGGAAGACCTGAGAAAACGACGTAATAGGAAAATAGTAAATCATCGTGGGACACAAATACAATACAATCAAAGCAAAAAAATAAGTATTAATCATGGAATGATGTTTCAGAATAGATTCTCCTATAAGTTAACATTTGCAAATCGCAACAATACTAATGATTGGAAAACAAAACGATTGTCGAAATCCTTTCCTGTCACATGGTATACTTTGCAAGAAGCCCCCATAGTGACAAACCATGAAAAAATTACCTCCATTTAAACAAAGTGGAAGTACCCTAACCTGCACCCTCTGACACAAAGTATAGGTTCATATCGACAGAACTAAACTACTTGAGGACAGAACAGAACATGGCGTCCACAGAAACGCACCGCCAGTTCTCCTCTCTGCCTACTCCTCAATTCCCCGCTCattctcctgtcccccccccccccccctcttttgtGTCTCTTGTCAACGTTTTCAAAGCCTCACCATGGTTTAGACTCAGTGTTGCACTAATCTGGGTGTCTGGCTGGGGTTGCTACATAATAACCAGTTAGTCCTCTGTCCCCAGTCATGCCACCAGACACAGGTCTTCCAATCCCCATCACAGCCTGGACTATCGTGTCACCAACAGctttcaaaaataaaaatacacgaCGGAAGGAGCTCTTCTCATTGGGTAGAGTGAGGGCGTGTCATGAGGCTCCGCCCACCCTGCCGGGCCTTTGTGACATCATAATAACTTGTGCTTCTCTGAGGGAGGGCCTCAGGTTGTCCTTCTGTCCAattgtctctccctgtccctctgcagagggctctgtgtgtgtgtgtgtgtgtgtatctttgctTTTCTCTGTGAGTGTAAGTGCTGGTTTTTC from Osmerus mordax isolate fOsmMor3 chromosome 14, fOsmMor3.pri, whole genome shotgun sequence harbors:
- the LOC136956124 gene encoding erythroblast NAD(P)(+)--arginine ADP-ribosyltransferase-like, which codes for MIFTQLILLQVCILTVDSKISPHSEGSGVIKQNVFPLDNAPKSVDDMYDGCTPKMHEKVNNYLKSELKNKTFKNIWTKSEEWANFMLKYSRNKDLKLDHFKALYCYTSIKRHFYDNFMTAVRTKGPVYTSGFRYHAMHFLLSDAIRLLKKRQQECVTTYRRTKDTFNVQDNTEIRFGSFTSSSLKRNLVKYGKQDCFEIETCYGANLKCNEVVDDQEEVLIPPYEKFKITAIEAQKNVLNCKKLYKLTSSGTESNFNCLAVRTANSGGQNLNLKAADVNAIVQPNAF
- the xpa gene encoding DNA repair protein complementing XP-A cells — protein: MDLPKPSVDAAAATSEPKDVTKTMELSAAVRAKIERNRQRALMLRQARLASRGSAVVKGATSAKVAKTIDTGAGFFIDEEDDGEQEQRVIKVVHQPAPVIEADYLVCDNCDKPFMDSYLSNSFDLSVCDKCRDNEVKHKLVSRTEAKQQYLLKDCDLDQREPPLRFVLRKNPHNPHWGDMKLYLQLQVEKRCMEVWGSEEALDEAKESREENREVQKQKRFNKKVKELRRAVRSSMWTKDTSVHKHEYGPEEVLDEEEDLYKKTCTSCGHELTYEKM